The Fusarium poae strain DAOMC 252244 chromosome 2, whole genome shotgun sequence nucleotide sequence TGCTGACTTGGAGATCATCATTATGCAGAGTTCAGAGCGTATGGGAAGCCCAAGGATTACCATGATTTACGAAGACTGTCCGAGAAACTCGACCCATCCCTCAATAGTCAAAGAACCGGACTGCTTGACCAACGACTTCAGGGATCGATTTGCGACTCGATGACGAACGACTTGTAATAACCCGAAAATGATAGAGAAATAAATGGTCGAACCCGTCTGAGAACCAGGAACTGCGATCGCTTACACTTGGCAAATAGATAGCACCTCGCTTTTCCCACACGTTGCATGGATGCTTGTTAGGAAAGCGTCGGCAGCAATTTGCACAGGCAACTTGGTCGTTATTAGACATCACGTACCAAAGCCAGCTACTGTAGCCAAACGGTCTGCTTTCACATTCTCTGGTCGTTTGGTCGTCAAAGGTTGCCACAACACCCAACTAGTGTTGGGGTTGTTGTGTTTGTTGAGTTGTAGCTCTGGCTCGACGGTGATATGACTACGTCAAAGGCCTGCTATACTACCTATACTTAGGTAGCTGTAGTTTTATGTGCTCCACCACAATTTCCAAAACTTTGTGAAGGCGTTGTTCCGTGGTTGAAGTCAACCATAGGGAGAGGGATGCAAAAACTCAAAGGAACCCTTCACTACCTCTCATATAGAGAGACATTGATACTGAGTAATACTCCATTCACTGTTTTTCTTGGTGCAGAGTCGTTATTTTAAACGTCATATCGATCTTTGGGTTCATGATAAGTCACGTCGTTACTCCTTCTCTATGCCCTGGATGAGAGGAGTAATCCTCTAATACTATCAGCAACTTCGGAATGAAGCAGTCCCTGCCTGCCCTCGAGTGTTTACTTCTGATCATTGTTTCAGCCTTCGGTTTCGACCACTCGTCTCGATGCCTTTGTTTGATTCTTTTGACTCCCTATTTAGTCCCATCTCATCGGCCAAATTCGCAGTAAACCCTTCAGACTACAATGTATATCCTTTCAACTTGCATCAAACTGCCCAGCGCATCAACCGTCGACACTGAGCCTATGTCATCACCATCCTCTTGCTAAAAGCCCATGTCTGATCGTACCCTGGTTTCCACTTGCGTACGTTTCGCTTGTGTTGTTCGTCACCTTAGCGAGACTAATGCGGCCGGGCCGGGGGGCCGGCGAGCACGACAGACGCTCCACACTGTGTGAGAGGAATAGACTATCTGGCTCGTATCTCTACGGTAAATACCGCCCTCGTTCGAGTTTGTCTGTCAAAATTCCTGGATTCGAAAAGTCGGGAATATTTGGTCGACGATCTATAAACTGTCTGTCAGGATGCACCGATTGAAGATCGCTGATGAATGAGAAGGGGCGGGAAGGGCCGCGCGGGAGAAGAAGGGATGACCCAACAAATGACAGGGGTTAACGTTagataccttagtagtaccagaaaagttgacctcCTCGGGCTTAAAAGTACAAAATAAATAACCCAAGAAGTACGATCCATGTAGCGCAAATGGACCTACTAATGTCGTTTTTCTGTCCTTCCAGCAGCTAATTTTTCCGGTACCTGAGGGGTGTTGTTCTTAGTTGGACGCAGCCCCAGGGTATTATTACATAGAAAGATTGACCGCCGGGagtataagagacgaaattagtaggctactttatgctccttagactatggtTCTTAGACTAGGTACTTATTTTAGTACCCTAAGGCTTAGGAGGCTGTTTTTTCTGCTAACTACCCACTAGCCTAGCCCAGTTGTGAGATGGACCAAGGAAGCGCTAGCTTACACTACCTACTCAACTATCATCATCTCACCGAGTATTGAGTTGCTCCAGGTGGCTAGTCGAGGCAACCAATCGTAGCTTCAGAGCTATCGACTGTAATTACTCTTGATGGTTTGTCTGTCCATCGTCTTTTCTTGGTTGGAAGATATACGACATGATTAGCTAGATCGATGGAGTGCTCAAGGCAGTGTTGTGCCACCGCCACTGGAACAACTGCGATGAGCTAAGATGCTTTGAGGTCTAACTGAGTATACAATCGAGGCATGTGAATGATACCGTTGTTCCCTAGTCTTCAAACTTTGGTATGGGTTCCCCAGTGGCCCTTGGTCGTGCCATGTAAGATGCGTTGCATTAAAGGAAGCCTATCGGCACGAGTGGCATTCAATACGCAGAACCATACATATGGCATTAACATACCGCTATATTAGTTTAGTTTAGAACACATGTAGCTATCGGATGTGGTTATTATATTGTTTATGTGACAATCGTGCGACGCGGCGAAAAGCCCTTGGTTGATTACATTGTTGCGGCTACGGCCACACCTCCTCCCCATCATCAAGATACATGAAACTTGTACAAAGTGTTACTAGTCGATGCAGCAATCTTATGATGTAGACAATGAAACAATTTCAAGTACATTTGACTTCAATGGCTTGACGATACTCAATGTAGTGCGAAGACTGTTGATGAATTGTCATTTTAATCGGGAGAAAGACTTAATATTGTCCTGTATGTTTATGAGACAGCCTCAAGCACGACTTTCTAAGACTGCCATATGTAGCTAGACTTATCCAAGTATGCTGCAACGCATTTTTGTGCAGAAAATGACAAAATTGCTAACTAATAGACACTCAGGTAACACGATGTAGTTGACGTGACAGGAGATGCAAAGTAGATGGTCCAATTAcctaaaataaatagttataatattggTATAGTCACTTTAAGGAGAGAAATAGTCTTGTTGGAATGATCGTGTAGTTTGAGATTGTCCTTTACTGTATCATCTGGAGATGAAGTTTGATACCGTGAGTGGACACTGTTGTCTCGTCAAGGTCGCGCTGAGAACCAGGCTAAATGGCTCTAACACGACGAACCAGCGATCAATCCGATATTTCAAAAGACTTGAAACAAATGAAACGCCCGACAGTGCTGTGAGAGTTGGTCTGACAACCGTGCGAAGCAGAAGATAGCGCAGACCTCGAAGGCAGGCATTACATATGACTAGAGAGCTCTGATTTCTTCATGAAATGATGGAAAGTCTTATTCTGCATAATATGACTAGAGAGCAATGTCTAAGGACGGACGAATGTAAATGCTGCAATCCATCAGAGTTGTGGCAATGCTCAGGCAACGTTGAGTAACATACATACATCCATCATAAGGTGCATTGTTTAAAGGAGGCTCCATGAGTAGAAGTCACAAGAACCAAACAGCAACGGAAACAAACATGCATGATGTAATGAATATGGCACGAACCAAATAACAATGGGACCTTTTTATTCGTCATGTCATTTTTCTCGTTATCGGATCTCGACGCTTTGTCGAGTAAAAGTATCTAAGGATAATATTTGGTGGCATGAATTATTTCCATCCTCTGCTCTTTTGACTGCTAGCCGTTACTGGGCTCCAGTGCGACAAGTCACAGTTTTGCCAAGGACTTGAGCGTTCATTCTTGGCAATAATAAAGCTGTACAGCTACATGGCTCTTCGACGCATGCCAGGCAGATGCAACAGCACTATAGTGGCGGTGCTAGAATACCTGACTGGCAAAGGTATCATGTAGGTGATCTTTGAAACGCGCCGAATAAATGCCCTCAAGGACTTGGAGTCCCTCCATGACTCATAGGCTCGGCGCAAACCTCCTCGTGAACCGCTATCCTTCCGCTCTGTACATCTCGCTCGAGGACAAAGCACCTCTCGGCGTATATGCCCATGTTGTTTCTTCGTCGCCATATACCGCCCAGTCTGCGAACCATCACCCGCTTCCAACCCCCCACATTGACAGCAATGTGCTTCCAGGGGGTACAAGCACCAAGCCGTTCCTTTTCTTGTACGAGTAATTGGAATGTTTTCATGGCAGCCTCGTAATCCCGGTCGATTCCCGGTGCCACCTCATCCAAAGGTTGAATCATGGTCTGAACATGTAGCGTAAGCGTGTGCACTGCTGGGAAGGCACACACCGCTCGGAGAAAGGTGACTGGGTCGCAGAGCCTTGTGTCCAGGTCGAGCTCGAGTGTGTGAACGAACCTCAGTTGTTGACCAAGACCAGCCAGACCACTGGGAGGGAGTGTTGGACATCTTTGATCGTCTTCAGAAAACCCTACATGATCTCTGAACCGTAAAACCTGTAACGAGTGACGATGTGCTGCGATGGCATCCAGCTGAAACAGCCGGGTATGGCAAGTAATATTTAGCACCTCGAGTGTCTTGATGTGGTCCTTTATCAACACGTTCAAAGCAATGGTGGCGTCTTCTCTTTTATCCGATAGATGGGCACTGTAATCCTCCGCATGTAGAGTATGGAGGTCTGAAAAGTCTCGAAGGCATACCGATTTGAGAAAATTGAAGATGGGCACCGAAATCAACTCGAGTGATTGTATCCTAGAGAAGTCCCAATGCTCCGCGACGTCATCCGCCGTGTGCTGCCAGTCGTACGATCGTAAGAGTAAGGTGTTGACAGGCGGTATCTTTTCTCCGGGAGAGAAGTTGAAGCATGTGCCCTGGCCACGATCTTCATAGCACAATGCGCCGAGTTGTCGAGCTTGAACAACGAGTTGCTTCAGCGAGTTCAGTCGGGTTGACAGGACCGGAGTTGAGTTGGCAAGCTTGAGCGATGTCAAGAGCTCGGCAGGGATTGATCGAATGAATGTTTCCAACACGTTGTTCTCGTATTCTCGTCGCAGAGGGAGGTTTTCTATATGCAGCTGTGTACTATTCGAGTCACAGTTGTGTAAACGGCGAAGATCTGAAGGCAGCCATAGTCCCGCGACAGGAATGTCGCCATCCACATATCGCCAGCTATTGTTAAGGTTGTCAGTGAACTTTGAAGGTATCCGTGGACGGGTGTCAATACCGGACAGACTTCAATCGCTTAATGCACGATAACAACCTATTGATGCCTGTGGAGTTCAAATTGCTCGGTATTATGACATGATTCGTGAGGTTGGAGATATGGCGGAAGACATCAGGATATCTTCTCTCGGCATTCGGCGCGACAAGAGCCTCATTTAGTGTCAGGAATCGGTATGCGATGGGTGCAGCGATGGCGTCGAGCCGCTTTGAAACTAGACGCACAGACGTGAGGGCATGTGAGTCTAGATCCCGAAGCTATCAGATGAAAAATTAGAATTGTGCTCATGTCCACACCACTGTAGATCTTGCGACATACCTGTTCAAAAATGAGGGCGATGAGTTCTGAGCTGAGGCAGTTCAAGGAGAAACTTGGAGAAGGCGTTGTCCTGGTCGAGGTGTCCATACAAATGGAGGGATTAGGGGAGTTAAATGAGAAGCAAGACCGACTTGGTGGTACAGAGTACGATAGAGTGATGGGGGGCCGAGAAACCAACAACTCGGTTGTAGAGAGCATTATAAGACAAACCAGTCTGGTCAGGGTTGAAGGTGCCGGAAAGATGTGTTTGGCAAAGAGGAAATCGATTCGGAACTGcgatttattattaaagaagtGACAGGCGGGAAGTCGCTTTGCCTAGGTATGTATAAGTCGTCCACCGAAGACCTAATATGGCAGCTCGGGAATGACTACCGGGCGTAAACTCTACTTCTTTGTTTTATGGCACTAGACTAGTTGAGGCGAAAGTAACGAAGGATGGAAGACGGTCAAGCCTCATGCGGGTTGGGAATTGACAAAAACCCTCGCTCGACATGGAGGGATGGGTCCTCGAAGCGGTTCCAACAAGACGGAACCATAGCAGGGTTGATTTGCTGGGATTTGGAAGCAGAACGGAGAGGGGTGGAGAGATGGTCACCAGGATCatctatgtatgtacatgtCCTTtgatcaaaagaaaaagggtcATAATAAAAGAAGTATGTACCTGTTATGTTGGGTTGATGAAGCAGATCGAAGGATcgtgaaagaagaaaagttgGCAAGGAACTGAGGACGAGGCACACCCGGCCATGCCACAGACAGACAAAAGCAAGAATGTAAAACAATTACAGGAAGGAGCTGGGATATCTCGAGACAATCGTAGTGACTAAAGAGTCAGTCACTCAGGGTGGATGTATGGATATGTGGAGATAATTGAGCTTCTGAAGCGAAAAAGATGCAGTAAAACAAGGGTAAATTGCATGTGGGGAGGAAGCTAAAGCAAGCAAAGACGCGAAGTGTAGATGAAGGAGAAACAAGGGTGTTCTAGTCCAAGTCGGGGAGGTGACAGATCAAAGCTCGAGCCATACCATAGCAACAGCCAGAGCAGAGCCAGCTGCCGTTGACGATGCCCGACAATATGTAGGTAGCTAGAGACGGCTAAAGGCTCTGAACGAATAAATTTCTGAAAGTAGAGACATGGTGGGTAAAACGACATCAGGTACAGTACAGTGCAGCGAGTACatgaaagagagagagagagagagagagagagagagagagagagagagagagagagagtcgTGTGATAGTGTGTATGAGCATGATGCGTCGTTCTGTTAAGGGAACATACACATACATTGGAGAGGGAGCCTCAAGCCTTCGCTCAACCATGCATGTTAAGCAAAAAGGGACGGGCATGACAAGACAATCTCGGCCATTGAGCGGGGAACCAGGCTAAAAAGAAATAGATCAATGAAGCGCGATGCTTGAGAGAAACAAACGGATTGTAGACGTCAATAATTGATTGCTGCGTACACAAGCAAATCAGTCCAGTCTGGACTAAAGAGAGAGTACATACATAAGCTTGCTACAGCCTGTAGCATTGGCGAACCAAGTGGAATGATTTGTGGCATCTATATCGTTTGTGCATATCGTGAGCGGGCATGCACCTCCCGATTCCGTACATCTTAGTCGTCGTACAAGCAAAAAAAGTCAAGGTCTGAGTGTCGTTCGCAAGATTGACCCAAAGCGGTAAAACGGGGACCCAGCTGGAGGGAACGGTGGCCCCTCATGGCGTATCTATGCTGAACCAATCGCTGTCACCGAGACGCCCCAGACCACGGTGCGGCGCGCAGCGGGGAACAGGGGAACTTGGACAGTCAATCGCATCGTGTCGCATTCTTCCGAGATCCTTGTTGATGTTTAttatgttgatgttgatgttaaTGTCATAATGTCAATGTCAATCTCATTTGCCATGCCAGGATCAACATTCCGATTGTGAACCTGATTTACCAATGTGATACTCTGCATGAACCATCCTCAACGGAATTCCGTAACAAGGAAACCTTTTCTTTCCAACAGACATCATGTCTTGTTGGTGCTAGCTAGCTGGATAATGTTATTAAACGCAATGCATTCGCGAATGGCAGCTGTCATGATACCCTagcttagtaggtacctactatctTATTCCCTGATTCGTTCAACAGTGCTTTTTCTCAGGCAAGGTAGGTGCGGTACGCTACGGTACGGTACAGCAGAGCAGGCCTTGCTCCTTCCTTGCAAATAAGATTGAGATCGGTGCGGTTCtggataataatattctGGAAGGAAGCATGGGGTTGACAAATAAGTCGTTTCCTCTTTCAGCACGGGTAGCTTATTTACTCgaaccaagcccaagtttCTTAATACTCCAGATACTGGGTATATCTTCGTCTCATATACGtgccttattaataagtcaAGATGGGTTGTTGGTCGCTGCAATCCCTGACATCTAACTAAGCTACCCACGTATGTATCAACAATCTTGAATTTCGGCGCACCCACATCCATGCATGTCCCTCCTTCTCGTGTGGGACAGAAACAGAACGGGCCACCAGCAGATTTGTCCATTTATGTATCTAATATCATACTTCCTGAACATCCACCACATCACTTGCATCTGCATTTATCACCCCGGGCAGAAATCCCTCAACGCTGGCAAAATTCCGTCATGGAGTCGGCTTATTGCCTTCCGCTAACATCAATGATCAACAGCATGATGTGATATAGGAAGCAGCGTTGCTCTGGGCTCACTTTTCCCGCTATTCTGTCGTCACCCACTTCGCGACAGAAATGCGTTCTGTCATATGGTTCAAGCTGAAAACTGTATGCTGCAGGTGAGTAAACAGGGGTTGCCATGTGTGTCGGGCGCTGTCAAATGCGACTGGTTCGGTAGACGCTGGTCAGGGTTACATCCACTAGTCGCCGTGTCGAGAACGGCAATCACAACGTCTATTAGCAGTCCAAGATCCTGGGAATCTTGACTGGGGCTCCTGAGAATAACCTATTGTCCTGTACGGTTCAGTTTGTCAAGGAAGGTCTGCAGCTGAAGAGGAATCGGAGGAGCACATAGATGGGCCGGAACTCTGGACGATCGATCGCAACCACCACATCATGTCAAACGGCAAACAAATAAGAACACAGAATTGCTTGTTCttgaaaggaaaagaatggGAGAAGAACGAAAGATCGATTCACCCCCAACAACGAGAGGCATATCTACCCCCCCCCACCCATATCGCTCATTGCTTCAGGATATCCAAACAAATCTAACACTTTTCTGTTTCTCAACCCTGCTCAGTATCATCTCGACGCAGTTCTGCTGACCGGGCCGATCACCATTCGTCGCCTCCATCATACAATTGGTACGACCTTGACGAACGATAATGAGACCTCAGCCACGCCCTCGAGTCCGAGACTAGGGCCATGAGACTTGCATCTGCAGTGAACCCTAACAATACACATGACCCTCTGTTTTTGTCTGACCAAGCTTGAAATATATTGTTTGCTCGTCCCTAACGCTCCGGTTAGCTAGACTCCTAGTCTTCACATTGGCCGTGAACCAACAATGAGTCAGAATAGAGGAAGGCAGTACTACTATtggatacctacctactagtTCAGTGACCGTAACAATCTGTAAGTGGATGTTTCTACAATTCCGGGGGCCATTGAATTGAATCATGTGTTTTCTCTTTGTCGTGCTGATATCATACCAGAGTACTTGTCAGATTGTGAGAAGCCACTATCTATAGGGCGTGAGCAAAGTGAACACATCTTAGCAATGGCATCTAAAGGACTGAGGAAAAGCCTGTATAGGCTGCGAAGATGGTGTTGGAATAACAACACATTAGGTACAGCACAACAAGAGAACGCTATGGGAATTTGCCTTTCGCCGTGCTAGCCTATTCATGCATGTAGGACGGACGATACCAAGATGTCAATCCAAAATACAAAATCCACCATTTAACCGAGGCATCCGTCTTCCCACTGGGCTGAGAGTTTGCAACGTGAACCATTGATATCTTGGGTTGGAGCAATGCGACATCCTCTAGCAAATTCGATAAACGGAACGCATATTTAACTGTCATCGAGCCGGTCTCCTTACACCTCAACCCCACCGTTAATATCGGTACATGGGCTCCTTACTCTTGGGCGGAGGGCCGCTGGGTGCATCGTAGATGTCATCGTCGTCTGATACCTCGTCAAGCCGTTGCTGTACAGGTTGCTGGGCTGATGGGGTCGATGCGCCAGCGCCGTGCATGTGAACCTTTCCAACGGCGCTGTCCTGACGGCCTAGATAGCTTTCTGTTGGTCTGAATCCAGGGTGGAAGGGTTCAGAAGCAAGACGCTGTTCCTCAGAATACTGGTACGCCGCCGCCGTATGGGCAGAACCGCCTGGTTGGGGGTCTGCGAATGGGTTCTCGGCAGGTTCATCGTGAGGCCGGCTTGTACTTCCTTCGCCCGCCTTCGGTGGAGGACCTGAGGGGGGCGAGTAAGACTGTGTCTCTTTGCCCTTGCCATTGTTGTGACCAGAACTTGAGGAGGACGCATTGCCGAAATAATGGTTAGTGTTGGTTCCATTGGTCTGGAACTGAGACTCCGGCTGTTGTTGAGGCTGAAGTTGGGGGGTTACACTCGGCGATTGGGAGTCAGTATGTTCGTTAAGACCCAGCTGTTTGCGAGCGCTGAGGACAGCGCGCTTATGTTGGTTAAGGGCAGTTTGCAACTGCTCGTTGGTATCGATAAGATTCTCCATTGTATCGTTGTCGGGTGTGGGATTCTCGGATGTCATGTAGCCCTGAATACTACGAGAGGCGCTTGAGCACCGATCGGCAAATTCCTTAATAAGATCATTGTCGAGAATCTCGCCGGGAGGTGTATTCATAACGACCTGCTCAAGGAGTTTGGCTGACGTCCGAGCTTCTTCAAGTCGGCTGGCGAGTTCGATAGGGTCGGGTAATTGCTTGTTTGTATGGTGTCTCGCAAAGTAATTTTGGGAGTGCGGGTTTTGGGCGGGAGGAGGAGTATTGTAACCGCCTGGCGGCATCATGGGTTGCCGTTGTCCCTGCGACAGCTTGTATTAGATCGCATTCACACGTGAAATCTTGTAGACATACGCCGTAGTTCTTGTaagcttcttccttttccttctgcCACATTGAGGTAAGCAACGTTAAGTTTTCATCGTATGCCTTAGAGTGCTGGAAGTCATCAAGAGTTTCCATCACGATCTGACGGACGCTGGGATCTCTCAAATGCTTGAGGAGCGAGCGCACAGTATCAACGAATTTCTGATCCAAGTTTCGCGTGAAGGTCGGGCCGGGGTTATCAGTCAGGATGCGTAGCAGCATGATTGCATTGTATTGCCATGATGGTCTTGAAAAGTAGTCTTTCGAGAGGTATTTGCGGATCAAGCGCGCGCATTCTGCAGCAGCGGCGGGAGAAGACTCGGCGGCGTCGACGATAGGAGGGAGAAAAAGGACCTCATCTTGCTGTTTTACGGAAGCGCATGAGGTTAGTGAAAATGGTTCACAAGAGGTGATGTGATGAGTGGCAGGCGCTTACCTTTGACTTTCCTCCAGACTCGCAGAATGCTTTCTAGGTTTGGTCAGCAATGACTAGACGACACGGATGGTTTCGCAAGATTGCGCGATAATGCGACGGCATACCACACTATTATGAGCTGTAGCCTCAGGCGAGCCAGCAGGTGTCGTCCCTGATGGTGATGTTCCGGAGGGTCCGTCGGATGTTCCTATAGATTTCAGTACTGGTTCACAATTTGTTTTGCGCCGCTTGAGCCTGTGCGAAAAGCAAGGCTGCTCGTGTGCATGTAGACACATACGATTCGAAACATTGCTTGCTTTCTTTCTAATGCTCCCGAGCATTTTGCTCATACCGAGACCTTTCATAGATTTCATGGCTGCGTCGGAGCCTTGCGCCGCAAGAAGCGGCTTTTTGGATATGGTAATCGGGTATCCGTACTTGCCCGTGAACAGGAGGCAGGCGACAAGAGGTTGCCTAAATGTGACGGTGTGAGACACAAATCGTTGTTGAAGAGATAGAGGTTCACTGCGATATCTAAAAAGAGATGAAGTGAAATTAAGGCCCAAATGGGAAGGCGCCGAGCGTCCAATCCAATGCTCTCGCAGTTTCAGAAACAAACGGTGGTGTTGGTCGATTTAACTTGTTTCGCAAAGCTGACGATGTTGGATTGGAGCCAGTGTCAAATGATTGGCGCCGTTGTATGGGAGTAGCAAGGGTAGAGGTAGATATTGATCCCTGAAAGCTTATGATGACCTTGATAAATATCGAAgcgaaaaataaaaataaaagcgaCGCATACGATTAGTGGTAGTGTAACCGCTCTCTCGTCTTTTGATCCCTTtctatttcttcttcttcttttcctgtcGTTGCTTGTGTTTGTTGATTTTGAGGTAGTTCGGACTTGTCAAAGGGTCCGTTATGCGCCGCTCGCTAATACCGCCTCGTGCGTCACCCACTTGTTGGGCTTAAAGCTACTACTAGGTACCTGCCCGGGCTTTAGGTAGGCTGTTAAAGCTCGACGATTTGCAGGGTCCTTTTTCAAGGTCGAGGAGAAACGAATGGGAACTCAGGAGTGAATGTCCAAGTATAAGGAGAGTTTTGGATTAAAAATTGCGAACCCAAACATTAAACCAAGTTAATCAATTGTCGAGGAATGTCTTCATCCTTTTCATCATTTTAAAGCGGCTTTTGTTGCACAGCCTCACCACTCTACGCAATCAACCCCTCTCGAGGCATCGCCGCCGGGTAACATGAGTGACAGTCGCGTCTTGGCTTTACCTTGGGGCTTCTGGAACGCATTATAGGATGCGCACATGGGCCGTTACAGATTGAGTTTGAAGTGCAAGAGTTTTATTATGGTTCTGCAATACCGTTATTGAAGCATCAGATCTTACATATATATCGAATGATGAAGAAATTGCTATGCACATCGGATTGTGCCGCTGTTGAAATTGTGTAAGTTCCTGCGTCGCTCTTTCGGCAATTTACTAGGATCGGTGCAACATGTAAATCAGCATAATACCAGGTGGATGTTGCCATAATATACACAATCTAGTAACAGCTCTCTTTGTCAAATGCATttaaatcttgtcaaaagcTGGCATCTTGGACTGCTTTACAAAACCTACACAGTAGACAACAACCTACTCAGCGCCTCACGGCTCTTTCTACCGAACAACCTCCGcctcctcgtcttcgtcatcaATGTCGTCGTCCGAATCATCTTCCGAGTCCAGTGAGACGTCCTCCACAATCAGATTTCCTGATCTTCCGATTTTCTCTCCCATTGTCACCATCGTGCTGGGCTCGTACACCTCCCTGGGCAAGACCGAAGCAATCCGAAACTTGTACTCGTGCTCGTAATCTTCCGGTCTGTCACCTATCGCTGCGCCGTCTTGGTGGAGAACGTTGTAGCACTCCACAAAGGCATACATGTCTTCCAGAGAGGCATCCTGGGGGAAACGGCGCACGATTCGCCCGATACCCGATCCTTCGGGCATCTTAAGAGCGACTCGCACAACATTCTTCTCGCTGGTCGGTGGTTCAGCCACAATCGTTGTAGCTCTCCATGCTTTCCATTTGCCGCGCTTCTCTTCGAGTATTGCCGCCGCGTTTGCTTCTTCCAGGGCGCGTttttctgctgctgctgcggcCGCTGCCGCTTCCTTCTTCTGCCGAGCACGCTCGCGGTCAATAGCCAGGGATCGCTCGTAGGCTGAATCTTGTTCGGTTCGTAGATTTCTTGTAACTTCCTGAGCTGTTCGCTCGGCCCGCACTCCGTCAAGATCGGCACCGTACTTCTCGATAGCTGCTCGAATTTCAGATAGGTAAGTAGATGGAGGCATGGGTCCGACCAGGCGCTTGACAATCCCCATTCGGGTGCTGCCCTCTTTTGGAGTAAGACAAACCAATGCTGAGAAAGGATATTT carries:
- a CDS encoding hypothetical protein (BUSCO:34147at5125), encoding MKSMKGLGTSDGPSGTSPSGTTPAGSPEATAHNSVKAFCESGGKSKQDEVLFLPPIVDAAESSPAAAAECARLIRKYLSKDYFSRPSWQYNAIMLLRILTDNPGPTFTRNLDQKFVDTVRSLLKHLRDPSVRQIVMETLDDFQHSKAYDENLTLLTSMWQKEKEEAYKNYGGQRQPMMPPGGYNTPPPAQNPHSQNYFARHHTNKQLPDPIELASRLEEARTSAKLLEQVVMNTPPGEILDNDLIKEFADRCSSASRSIQGYMTSENPTPDNDTMENLIDTNEQLQTALNQHKRAVLSARKQLGLNEHTDSQSPSVTPQLQPQQQPESQFQTNGTNTNHYFGNASSSSSGHNNGKGKETQSYSPPSGPPPKAGEGSTSRPHDEPAENPFADPQPGGSAHTAAAYQYSEEQRLASEPFHPGFRPTESYLGRQDSAVGKVHMHGAGASTPSAQQPVQQRLDEVSDDDDIYDAPSGPPPKSKEPMYRY